The genomic window GAATGTTTAAAGGATACTGTTGCAAGAGTTATACCGTATTGGACAGATAAAATTGCTAAAGCTATTATTGAGGGAAAAAGAGTTATTATTGCTGCTCATGGTAATTCCTTAAGAGCTCTTGTTAAATATCTTGATAATATGAGTGATGATGATATTTTAAAGCTCAATATTCCGACTGGTATTCCTTTAGTTTATGAACTTGATCAAGATTTAAGACCTATTAAACACTATTACTTAGGTGATGAGGATAAGATTAAGGCGGCTATGGAATCTGTTGCTAATCAAGGAAAGAAAAAATAAAGAGGCCATTAAGACTATTAGGAAGAGATCATTTAAGTTAATGCTCTCTTCCTGTTATATGTTAAATAATTTAATATTGGAGCTAAATATAGTGTTTAACGATTTCTTCAAATTTTTTAATTCCAATTATTTTAATAAATCCTGCTAATTTTGGTCCCTTGTCTTTATTAATTAGTATATTGTAAAGTTGTTTAAAGAATAATGGGGGCTCAATGTTATTGTTTCTTGCAATATTATAAATTTCATCTTGGATTTCTTTTTCAGTGATATTATTGAAATCTTTTTTTAAAAAATCTAGTAATTGCGTTACCCCTTGTTTGTTATTATCCTTTAAGGGTTCGATATTATCGAATGTGTACCTTAGTGAAAATTTAAAGTCTTCAGGTGCAAATTTTTTGATCCAGTTAATGGCACATTCAATTTTGTTTATAAGTTTTGCTTTTTGGCTTTCTTTGACGTCATTTAAAAGTTTAAAAATTTTGTCTTTATCGCCTTCAAAAATTTGACAAATCGTGCTTAAATGTCTAAAACCAATTTGATAGGGAATTTCTTTGTCTGGTAATTTTGGTTGAGATAGTTCATAAATTCTTTTAAAAGCTTCTTTTTTGTTTTCTTTAATGTCATCAATTCCATAATATACTCTTTCAAATTTATCATAGTCTTCATATATTTTTATTACATCAAGATCGAATGATATTGAAAACTCTGTGTTGGGCTTTGTTGATGCAAATAAAAACCTTGTAACTTCAGGAGTGTATATTTCAAGGACATCTTTTAGTGACACGACATCTCCAGATGATGAGGATATTTTTCCACCACGTCCCTTGATTGATATGAAATCATACTGAAATGTTATGGGAGGAGTTCCCCCAAAAATTTTTACAATTTCTATTGAGGTATCAAAGCTCCCTCCACTACTGTGATGATCTTTTCCCGCAGGCTCAAAGTCAACGTTTTCATATTTCCATCGCATTGGCCAGTCAATTCTCCATGGAAGTTTTACAGCCCATGTTTTTCTTAAATCGAGCGATTCCTTGTTGCCGCATTCGCAACAGTATTCAATAGAATAGCAGTGATTATAAT from Borrelia hermsii DAH includes these protein-coding regions:
- the lysS gene encoding lysine--tRNA ligase, which codes for MKTAHWADFYAKKIIEEKGEKEQYTVASGITPSGTVHIGNFREVISVDLVARALKDAGRNVRFIYSWDNYDVFRKVPKNMPNQELLTTHLRQAITRVPDTQTNQSSYARANEVEFEKYLPIVGIKPEFIDQSLKYMSSDYSSQIKFALDHKDEIEKVLNKYRTTKLADNWYPISIFCTKCNRDTTTIKNYNHCYSIEYCCECGNKESLDLRKTWAVKLPWRIDWPMRWKYENVDFEPAGKDHHSSGGSFDTSIEIVKIFGGTPPITFQYDFISIKGRGGKISSSSGDVVSLKDVLEIYTPEVTRFLFASTKPNTEFSISFDLDVIKIYEDYDKFERVYYGIDDIKENKKEAFKRIYELSQPKLPDKEIPYQIGFRHLSTICQIFEGDKDKIFKLLNDVKESQKAKLINKIECAINWIKKFAPEDFKFSLRYTFDNIEPLKDNNKQGVTQLLDFLKKDFNNITEKEIQDEIYNIARNNNIEPPLFFKQLYNILINKDKGPKLAGFIKIIGIKKFEEIVKHYI